One window of the Frankiales bacterium genome contains the following:
- a CDS encoding ribosome biogenesis GTPase Der: MPDLGDLGDDEELDAAAFAALGYDLDDLAVFDDDEYGLLPVVAIVGRPNVGKSTLVNRILGRREAVVEDVPGVTRDRVTYEAEWAGHRFLLLDTGGWERDPRGMAAQVAAQAERAMDEADVILFVLDAAVGATDADEDVVRRLRRTSRPVLLVANKVDDQRGDADAAMLWSLGLGEPYAVSALHGRGSGDLLDAVVAAFPEEGSRAPQPRGPRRVALLGKPNVGKSSLLNRLAGESRVVVDSVAGTTVDPVDELVEIAGVTWRFVDTAGIRRRVREASGHEYYASLRTRAALEKAEVAVVLLEAQEPLTEQDTRILTMVVESGRALVLAFNKWDLVDDERRRYLEREIERDLIGVRWAPRVNVSARTGRHTDRLVPALETALSSWETRVPTSRLNAFLATLVAAHPHPVRGGKQPRILFGTQAAVRPPTFVLFTSGFLEAGYRRFIERRLREEFGFEGTPIRVSLRVRTKRPRR, encoded by the coding sequence CTGCCCGACCTCGGCGACCTCGGCGACGACGAGGAACTCGACGCCGCGGCCTTCGCCGCGCTGGGCTACGACCTGGACGACCTCGCCGTCTTCGACGACGACGAGTACGGGCTGCTCCCGGTGGTGGCCATCGTGGGCCGTCCCAACGTGGGGAAGTCCACGCTCGTCAACCGGATCCTCGGCCGGCGCGAGGCGGTCGTGGAGGACGTCCCGGGCGTCACCCGCGACCGCGTCACCTACGAGGCGGAGTGGGCCGGGCACCGGTTTCTGCTGCTCGACACCGGCGGCTGGGAGCGCGACCCGCGCGGGATGGCCGCGCAGGTGGCGGCCCAGGCCGAGCGGGCCATGGACGAGGCCGACGTCATCCTCTTCGTGCTCGACGCTGCTGTGGGCGCCACCGACGCCGACGAGGACGTCGTGCGCCGGCTGCGCCGCACCAGCAGGCCCGTGCTGCTGGTGGCCAACAAGGTCGACGACCAGCGCGGCGACGCCGACGCCGCGATGCTCTGGTCGCTCGGTCTCGGCGAGCCCTACGCCGTGTCCGCGCTGCACGGGCGTGGCTCGGGCGACCTGCTCGACGCCGTCGTCGCCGCCTTCCCCGAGGAGGGCAGCCGTGCGCCGCAGCCCCGGGGCCCGCGCCGCGTCGCCCTGCTCGGCAAGCCCAACGTCGGGAAGTCGAGCCTGCTCAACCGGCTCGCCGGGGAGTCGCGCGTGGTGGTCGACTCCGTCGCCGGCACCACCGTCGACCCGGTCGACGAGCTCGTCGAGATCGCCGGCGTCACCTGGCGGTTCGTGGACACTGCCGGCATCCGCCGCCGCGTGCGGGAGGCCAGCGGGCACGAGTACTACGCCTCGCTGCGCACGCGGGCCGCGCTGGAGAAGGCCGAGGTGGCCGTCGTGTTGCTGGAGGCCCAGGAGCCGCTCACGGAGCAGGACACCCGCATCCTCACGATGGTCGTCGAGAGCGGCCGCGCCCTGGTGCTCGCGTTCAACAAGTGGGACCTCGTCGACGACGAGCGGCGGCGCTACCTCGAGCGCGAGATCGAGCGCGACCTCATCGGGGTGCGCTGGGCGCCGCGGGTCAACGTGAGCGCGCGCACGGGTCGCCACACCGACCGGCTGGTGCCCGCCCTCGAGACCGCGCTGAGCAGCTGGGAGACGCGGGTGCCCACCTCGAGGCTCAACGCGTTCCTGGCCACGCTGGTGGCCGCGCACCCCCACCCGGTGCGCGGCGGCAAGCAGCCGCGGATCCTGTTCGGCACGCAGGCCGCGGTGCGCCCGCCGACCTTCGTGCTGTTCACCTCCGGCTTCCTCGAGGCCGGCTACCGGCGCTTCATCGAGCGCCGCCTGCGCGAGGAGTTCGGCTTCGAGGGGACGCCGATCCGGGTGAGCCTGCGGGTGCGCACCAAGCGCCCCCGGCGCTGA
- a CDS encoding pseudouridine synthase: protein MNRDREDVSEIRLQKVLAAAGLGSRRACEQLIDEGRVEVDGQVVLEQGMRVDPSRAVIKVDGMRIPTAPGHVVLALNKPRGVQSTMSDERGRPCVGDYLRGRKERLFHVGRLDADTEGLLLFTNDGELAQRLAHPSHGVTKTYLAQVRGSIERGLGKRLRDGVDLEDGLVRVDRFRVVTSAPGRSLVEVVLHEGRKHVVRRLLAEVGHPVEGLVRVKVGPIGLGDLRSGKVRTLSMQEVGELYAAVGL, encoded by the coding sequence ATGAATCGTGATCGTGAAGATGTCAGCGAGATCCGACTCCAGAAGGTCCTGGCCGCGGCCGGGCTGGGCAGCCGGCGGGCCTGCGAGCAGCTGATCGACGAGGGCCGGGTCGAGGTCGACGGCCAGGTCGTGCTCGAGCAGGGCATGCGGGTGGATCCGTCCCGCGCGGTGATCAAGGTCGACGGCATGCGGATCCCCACCGCGCCGGGCCACGTCGTCCTCGCCCTCAACAAGCCGCGCGGGGTGCAGTCGACGATGAGCGACGAGCGCGGCCGCCCGTGCGTGGGGGACTACCTGCGCGGGCGCAAGGAGCGGCTGTTCCACGTCGGCCGCCTCGACGCCGACACCGAGGGGCTCCTGCTGTTCACCAACGACGGCGAGCTCGCCCAGCGCCTGGCCCATCCCTCGCACGGGGTGACCAAGACCTATCTGGCGCAGGTGCGCGGGTCCATCGAGCGGGGCCTCGGCAAGCGGCTGCGCGACGGGGTGGACCTCGAGGACGGGCTGGTGCGGGTCGACCGCTTCCGGGTGGTCACCTCCGCCCCGGGGCGCTCCCTCGTGGAGGTCGTGCTGCACGAGGGACGCAAGCACGTGGTGCGCCGGCTGCTCGCCGAGGTGGGCCACCCCGTCGAGGGACTGGTCCGGGTCAAGGTCGGGCCGATCGGCCTGGGGGACCTGCGCTCGGGCAAGGTGCGCACGCTGTCGATGCAGGAGGTCGGCGAGCTCTACGCCGCCGTCGGGCTCTGA
- a CDS encoding (d)CMP kinase, which yields MTRRPSPATAVVAVDGPSGSGKSSVSRGVARALGLRYLDTGAMYRAMTWAALRDGIDLADADAVARTTASARLEWSTDPDESRVSVDGTDVSRAIREEAVTATVSQVAAEARTRAVLVALQREAVQDALDAGTGIVVEGRDIGSVVLPDADLKVWLVADPEVRAARRAAEDAAAGRVAAPTAGTLDAVVADLARRDAHDATRAASPATRAPDAVVVDATHLTLADVVDAVVRLVRERTGDAVDEGA from the coding sequence GTGACCCGCCGCCCCAGCCCCGCCACGGCCGTCGTCGCCGTCGACGGCCCCTCGGGGTCCGGCAAGTCCAGCGTGTCGCGGGGGGTCGCCCGGGCGCTGGGCCTGCGCTACCTCGACACCGGGGCCATGTACCGGGCCATGACCTGGGCGGCGCTGCGCGACGGGATCGACCTCGCCGACGCCGACGCCGTGGCCCGCACGACGGCGTCGGCCCGCCTGGAGTGGTCCACCGACCCGGACGAGTCGCGGGTGAGCGTCGACGGCACCGACGTCTCCCGGGCCATCCGCGAGGAGGCGGTGACGGCCACGGTGTCGCAGGTGGCGGCCGAGGCCCGCACCCGCGCCGTGCTCGTCGCGCTGCAGCGCGAGGCGGTGCAGGACGCCCTCGACGCCGGGACCGGGATCGTGGTGGAGGGCCGCGACATCGGCTCGGTGGTGCTGCCCGACGCCGACCTCAAGGTCTGGCTGGTGGCCGACCCCGAGGTGCGCGCCGCCCGGCGGGCCGCCGAGGACGCCGCCGCCGGCCGCGTCGCCGCGCCGACGGCCGGCACGCTGGACGCCGTGGTGGCCGACCTCGCGCGCCGGGACGCCCACGACGCCACACGGGCGGCGTCCCCGGCCACGCGCGCCCCGGACGCCGTCGTCGTGGACGCCACGCACCTCACCCTGGCCGACGTGGTCGACGCCGTGGTGCGCCTGGTGCGCGAGCGCACCGGCGACGCCGTCGACGAGGGCGCATGA
- the ald gene encoding alanine dehydrogenase → MKVAIPREVKDNEFRVAITPAGVFELARHGHEVYVEQGAGVGSSITDEEYVAAGATILPTADDVWGTGELVLKVKEPIAEEYHRMRKGQTLFTYLHLAASRECTEALVSSGVTAIAYETVELPDRSLPLLAPMSEVAGRLAPQVGAHALMRANGGRGVLMGGVSGTYAAKVVVLGAGVSGQNAAAIALGMQAEVLLLDLNIARLRQVDAIYQGHMQTVASNAYEVERAVLDADLVIGAVLVPGAKAPKLISNELVSRMKPGSVLVDIAIDQGGCFEDSRPTTHSHPTYTVHDSVFYCVANMPGAVPNTSTYALTNVTLPYAVALANKGWAQALRDDASLALGLNTHEGSITYGAVAEAFPDIASVSLESVLA, encoded by the coding sequence GTGAAGGTCGCAATCCCGCGCGAGGTCAAGGACAACGAGTTCCGCGTGGCGATCACGCCGGCGGGGGTGTTCGAGCTCGCCCGCCACGGCCACGAGGTCTACGTCGAGCAGGGTGCCGGCGTCGGCTCGTCGATCACCGACGAGGAGTACGTCGCGGCCGGCGCGACGATCCTGCCCACCGCGGACGACGTCTGGGGCACCGGCGAGCTCGTGCTCAAGGTGAAGGAGCCCATCGCGGAGGAGTACCACCGCATGCGCAAGGGCCAGACCCTCTTCACCTACCTGCACCTCGCCGCCTCGCGCGAGTGCACCGAGGCGCTGGTCTCCTCCGGCGTCACGGCGATCGCGTACGAGACCGTCGAGCTGCCCGACCGCTCGCTGCCGCTGCTCGCCCCGATGTCCGAGGTGGCCGGGCGCCTGGCCCCGCAGGTGGGCGCCCACGCGCTCATGCGCGCCAACGGCGGTCGCGGCGTGCTCATGGGCGGCGTGTCGGGCACCTACGCCGCCAAGGTCGTCGTGCTCGGCGCGGGCGTGTCCGGGCAGAACGCGGCCGCGATCGCGCTCGGCATGCAGGCCGAGGTGCTGCTGCTCGACCTCAACATCGCGCGGCTGCGGCAGGTCGACGCGATCTACCAGGGCCACATGCAGACCGTCGCGTCCAACGCCTACGAGGTGGAGCGCGCCGTGCTCGACGCCGACCTCGTCATCGGCGCGGTGCTCGTGCCCGGGGCGAAGGCGCCCAAGCTGATCAGCAACGAGCTGGTGTCGAGGATGAAGCCGGGCTCGGTGCTCGTGGACATCGCGATCGACCAGGGCGGCTGCTTCGAGGACTCGCGCCCGACCACGCACTCGCACCCCACGTACACCGTGCACGACTCGGTCTTCTACTGCGTGGCGAACATGCCGGGCGCGGTGCCCAACACCTCGACCTACGCCCTGACCAACGTCACGCTGCCCTACGCCGTCGCGCTGGCGAACAAGGGCTGGGCCCAGGCGCTGCGCGACGACGCCTCGCTGGCCCTCGGCCTCAACACCCACGAGGGCAGCATCACCTACGGCGCCGTGGCCGAGGCCTTCCCCGACATCGCCTCGGTCTCGCTGGAGTCCGTGCTCGCCTGA
- a CDS encoding prephenate dehydrogenase, which yields MLVVGSGLIGASVALGLRRQGVEVWVDDADPEAVAVAVGRGAGRAGRPSDAPDVVVVAVPPAAAAAVIDAILRMYVDATVSDVASTKSHLQHEVESRGSDLSRYVPGHPLAGREVSGAAAARADLFADRVWALAPTAVTDPARVDVVRRMVESLGAVVVLTAAARHDRAVALTSHTPQVVSSLVAAGLDGLGEADVRLSGQGLRDVTRLAASDPDLWTEILTSNAGPVADALDGLIGRLEAVRDGLRAGGPPGADRVRAALAAGVAGSRLVPGKHGAGAVAYTVVPVVVADRPGELGRLFADVASTGVNLEDVRIDHAQGRPTGLVELEVAPERAEALAAGLRGRGWELRV from the coding sequence GTGCTGGTGGTCGGCTCCGGGCTGATCGGGGCGTCGGTCGCCCTCGGCCTGCGCCGCCAGGGCGTCGAGGTGTGGGTCGACGACGCCGATCCGGAGGCGGTGGCGGTCGCGGTGGGCAGGGGAGCGGGCCGCGCAGGGCGCCCCAGCGACGCCCCCGACGTCGTGGTGGTGGCCGTTCCCCCTGCCGCGGCGGCTGCAGTCATCGATGCGATCCTCCGTATGTACGTCGATGCGACCGTGAGTGATGTGGCGAGCACTAAGTCTCATCTTCAACACGAGGTCGAGAGTCGAGGGTCGGATCTGTCCCGATATGTGCCCGGCCACCCCTTGGCCGGGCGCGAGGTGTCCGGCGCCGCCGCGGCCCGTGCTGATCTGTTCGCGGACCGGGTGTGGGCGCTGGCCCCGACGGCGGTGACCGATCCGGCGCGGGTCGACGTCGTGCGGCGGATGGTGGAGAGCCTCGGCGCGGTCGTGGTGCTCACCGCAGCGGCCCGGCACGACCGGGCCGTCGCGCTCACCTCGCACACCCCGCAGGTGGTCTCCTCGCTCGTGGCGGCCGGGCTCGACGGCCTCGGCGAGGCGGACGTGCGCCTGTCCGGCCAGGGCCTGCGGGACGTGACCCGGCTGGCGGCGTCGGATCCCGACCTGTGGACCGAGATCCTCACGAGCAACGCCGGCCCCGTCGCGGACGCGCTCGACGGGCTCATCGGCCGCCTGGAGGCCGTGCGGGACGGGCTGCGTGCCGGGGGCCCGCCGGGGGCCGACCGCGTGCGGGCGGCCCTGGCCGCCGGGGTCGCGGGGTCGCGCCTGGTGCCGGGCAAGCACGGCGCCGGGGCCGTGGCCTACACCGTGGTGCCCGTCGTGGTGGCCGACCGCCCCGGCGAGCTGGGGCGGCTGTTCGCCGACGTCGCCAGCACGGGGGTCAACCTCGAGGACGTCCGCATCGACCACGCGCAGGGACGCCCGACCGGTCTGGTGGAGCTCGAGGTCGCCCCTGAGCGGGCCGAGGCGCTCGCGGCCGGGCTCCGGGGCCGGGGCTGGGAGCTGCGCGTCTGA
- a CDS encoding AAA family ATPase, translated as MDGGAGPRATGSEAPTAAVGGEQPGPPAALALEEVLDATGRPRVSFPEPAPLEHHGPARVISLCNQKGGVGKTTTTINLGAALAEAGRRVLLVDFDPQGALSVGLGVNPHELDLTVYNLLMQRDVAIDEVLLKTGVPGLDLLPGNIDLSAAEVQLVSEVAREQTLSRVLAPVLGEYDVVLIDCQPSLGLLTVNALAASDGVIIPLECEYFALRGVALLMDTIQRVQDRINPRLEVEGILATMFDSRTLHGREVLARVVDAFGDKVFHTVIARTVRFPETTVAGEPITTYASSSTGAAAYRQLAREVLAQ; from the coding sequence ATGGACGGCGGCGCGGGTCCGCGCGCGACAGGGTCCGAGGCGCCCACGGCCGCCGTGGGCGGGGAGCAGCCGGGCCCCCCGGCCGCGCTCGCGCTCGAGGAGGTCCTCGACGCCACCGGGCGCCCCCGGGTGAGCTTCCCGGAGCCGGCCCCGCTCGAGCACCACGGCCCGGCACGGGTGATCTCCCTGTGCAACCAGAAGGGCGGCGTCGGCAAGACCACGACGACCATCAACCTCGGCGCGGCCCTGGCCGAGGCCGGGCGGCGGGTGCTCCTGGTCGACTTCGACCCCCAGGGTGCCCTGTCGGTGGGGCTCGGGGTCAACCCGCACGAGCTCGACCTCACCGTCTACAACCTGCTCATGCAGCGCGACGTCGCCATCGACGAGGTGCTGCTCAAGACCGGCGTGCCGGGCCTGGACCTGCTGCCGGGCAACATCGACCTGTCGGCCGCGGAGGTGCAGCTGGTCTCCGAGGTAGCCCGGGAGCAGACCCTGAGCCGGGTGCTGGCCCCGGTGCTGGGGGAGTACGACGTCGTGCTCATCGACTGCCAGCCCTCGCTGGGCCTGCTCACGGTCAACGCGCTGGCGGCGTCCGACGGTGTGATCATCCCGCTCGAGTGCGAGTACTTCGCGCTCCGAGGTGTCGCCCTCCTCATGGATACCATCCAGCGGGTGCAGGACCGGATCAACCCTCGACTTGAGGTTGAGGGAATCCTGGCGACGATGTTCGACTCCCGCACGCTGCACGGTCGCGAGGTGCTGGCCCGCGTGGTCGACGCCTTCGGCGACAAGGTGTTCCACACCGTGATCGCCCGCACGGTCCGCTTCCCCGAGACGACCGTCGCGGGCGAACCCATCACGACGTACGCGTCGAGCTCGACGGGCGCCGCGGCGTACCGCCAGCTCGCCCGGGAGGTGCTGGCCCAATGA
- a CDS encoding segregation/condensation protein A translates to MIETAAASAPGPASPADDGSPDAPAPAAGAGSAAPAAGSGFSVRLEEFEGPFDLLLSLIAKHRLDVTVLALHTVIDDFLAHIRRHGPDWDLDEATEFLVVASTLLDLKAARLLPSGEVEDEEDLALLEARDLLFARLLQYRAYKEVSGVFAEMIASGGRRHPRQVGLDPEFAGLLPEVLLGLGPEEFASLAGRALAPRPVAAVSVSHIHAVRVSVREQAAVLVDRLRRHPSSTFRGLIADCDSTLLVVARFLALLELYREGSVAFDQLSPLGELHVRWTGSAEGEVEVAAEEYDGAPQAAPAPEPDAPQATADDVAAYLEALGTGMDQDTPDTPDIPGVSHAVSGAAGGGTTDEAEEHG, encoded by the coding sequence GTGATCGAGACCGCGGCCGCGAGCGCCCCCGGACCGGCGTCGCCCGCCGACGACGGGTCGCCGGACGCACCGGCCCCCGCGGCCGGGGCCGGCAGCGCCGCGCCCGCCGCGGGCTCGGGCTTCTCGGTCCGGCTCGAGGAGTTCGAGGGCCCGTTCGACCTGCTGCTCTCGCTCATCGCCAAGCACCGGCTCGACGTCACCGTGCTGGCCCTGCACACGGTCATCGACGACTTCCTCGCCCACATCCGCCGCCACGGTCCGGACTGGGACCTCGACGAGGCCACGGAGTTCCTCGTCGTCGCCTCCACGCTGCTCGACCTCAAGGCGGCGCGGCTGCTGCCCTCCGGCGAGGTGGAGGACGAGGAGGACCTCGCCCTGCTCGAGGCGCGCGACCTGCTCTTCGCCCGCCTGCTGCAGTACCGCGCCTACAAGGAGGTCTCCGGCGTCTTCGCCGAGATGATCGCCTCCGGGGGCCGGCGCCACCCGCGCCAGGTGGGCCTGGACCCGGAGTTCGCGGGCCTGCTGCCGGAGGTGCTGCTCGGCCTCGGGCCGGAGGAGTTCGCGTCGCTGGCGGGCCGCGCCCTGGCGCCGAGACCCGTTGCGGCCGTGTCGGTCTCGCACATCCACGCGGTGCGGGTGAGCGTGCGCGAGCAGGCCGCCGTCCTCGTCGACCGGCTGCGCCGCCACCCCTCGTCGACGTTCCGCGGCCTCATCGCCGACTGCGACTCGACCCTGCTGGTCGTGGCCCGGTTCCTCGCGCTGCTCGAGCTCTACCGCGAGGGCTCGGTGGCCTTCGACCAGCTCTCGCCCCTCGGCGAGCTGCACGTGCGCTGGACCGGGAGCGCCGAGGGCGAGGTCGAGGTCGCCGCCGAGGAGTACGACGGCGCCCCCCAGGCTGCTCCGGCGCCCGAGCCGGACGCGCCGCAGGCCACCGCCGACGACGTGGCCGCCTACCTCGAGGCGCTCGGCACAGGCATGGACCAGGACACACCGGACACGCCGGACATCCCGGGCGTGTCCCACGCGGTCAGCGGTGCGGCCGGCGGCGGCACGACGGACGAGGCGGAGGAGCACGGGTGA
- a CDS encoding winged helix-turn-helix transcriptional regulator produces the protein MPAPRSRSAPASRSTPNPVQKPLDALDRQILGELVRDGRLPNNVLAERLGIAPSTCLLRTQNLVRRGVIRGFRADVDHARVGADLQAIVSVRVRPGARNSLVELGQRLAHEPGVLNVYFVAGAFDFLVHVAASDTEGLRNFVTQTLSARPETESTQTSLVFDHFPGAGIAL, from the coding sequence ATGCCTGCACCCCGTTCGAGGAGCGCCCCGGCGTCCCGGTCCACGCCGAATCCGGTGCAGAAGCCCCTGGACGCCCTCGACCGGCAGATCCTCGGCGAGCTGGTGCGCGACGGCCGGCTGCCCAACAACGTGCTGGCCGAGCGGCTGGGCATCGCCCCCTCGACGTGCCTGCTGCGCACCCAGAACCTGGTGCGGCGCGGGGTCATCCGCGGGTTCCGGGCCGACGTCGACCACGCCCGGGTGGGCGCGGATCTGCAGGCGATCGTGTCCGTGCGCGTGCGCCCCGGCGCGCGCAACAGCCTCGTGGAGCTCGGGCAGCGGCTCGCCCACGAGCCGGGCGTGCTCAACGTCTACTTCGTCGCCGGGGCCTTCGACTTCCTCGTGCACGTCGCGGCGTCGGACACCGAGGGCCTGCGCAACTTCGTGACCCAGACGCTCTCGGCCCGCCCGGAGACCGAGTCGACCCAGACCAGCCTCGTGTTCGACCACTTCCCCGGGGCCGGCATCGCCCTGTGA
- a CDS encoding 1-acyl-sn-glycerol-3-phosphate acyltransferase yields the protein MSGLVPHRRSGGPPAPGSGADSQVPGSATAAAPSTARAATGRNLAALAVKAWRVRGHGADLVPREGPVVLVANHAGVLDGVLVAARCPRPVHVLVSADLAVPPFTHLLATTGQIPMSSAYPDRVSLRAASAVLGGGGVVALFPEGEAGAGDVRHAHHGAAYLALTCGAPVVPVAVLGSRPRGARRDALPRLRSAVDVVFGAPVLLRPEGDPRRRAVLTGAGERVRQLLADHVGAAMAATGQTLPGPPPLPDTPRRSHT from the coding sequence GTGAGCGGCCTGGTCCCGCACCGTCGCTCGGGAGGCCCGCCCGCCCCGGGGAGCGGCGCCGACTCACAGGTGCCGGGCTCCGCGACGGCGGCCGCCCCGTCGACGGCGCGGGCGGCCACCGGCCGCAACCTCGCCGCTCTGGCCGTCAAGGCCTGGCGGGTGCGCGGCCACGGTGCGGACCTGGTCCCGCGCGAGGGTCCGGTCGTGCTCGTGGCCAACCACGCGGGCGTGCTCGACGGCGTGCTCGTCGCCGCGCGCTGCCCCCGTCCGGTGCACGTCCTCGTCTCGGCCGACCTCGCGGTCCCGCCGTTCACCCACCTGCTGGCCACCACCGGGCAGATCCCGATGAGCTCGGCGTACCCGGACCGCGTCTCGCTGCGTGCGGCGTCGGCCGTGCTCGGGGGCGGCGGCGTGGTGGCGCTGTTCCCGGAGGGGGAGGCCGGGGCCGGCGACGTGCGGCACGCGCACCACGGTGCGGCGTACCTCGCCCTGACGTGCGGCGCCCCCGTGGTGCCGGTGGCGGTCCTCGGCTCGCGCCCCCGCGGCGCCCGACGCGACGCGCTGCCGCGGCTGCGCTCCGCGGTCGACGTCGTGTTCGGGGCCCCGGTGCTCCTGCGGCCCGAGGGCGATCCGCGCCGGCGGGCCGTGCTCACCGGCGCGGGCGAGCGCGTCCGGCAGCTGCTCGCCGACCATGTGGGCGCGGCGATGGCCGCGACCGGTCAGACTCTTCCCGGTCCACCGCCCCTCCCCGACACCCCGCGCCGGAGCCACACGTGA
- the scpB gene encoding SMC-Scp complex subunit ScpB — MGAPSLDAALEAVLLVTDQPLDVASLATLVRRPVGEVAERLVALAADYAEQGRGFELREVAGGWRFYTSVACAEVVERFVRDGQQARLTQAALETLAVVAYRQPVSRARISAVRGVNVDGVMRTLTTRGLVAEAGHDETTGAILYRTTELFLERLGIRSLEELPPVADYLPDIEMLDEFIEQTSS; from the coding sequence CTGGGCGCCCCGAGCCTCGACGCCGCGCTCGAGGCGGTGCTGCTCGTGACCGACCAGCCGCTCGACGTGGCCAGCCTGGCCACGCTCGTGCGCCGTCCGGTGGGGGAGGTGGCCGAGCGCCTGGTGGCGCTCGCTGCCGACTACGCCGAGCAGGGGCGCGGCTTCGAGCTGCGGGAGGTGGCCGGGGGCTGGCGCTTCTACACCAGTGTCGCCTGCGCCGAGGTGGTCGAGCGGTTCGTGCGTGACGGCCAGCAGGCGCGGCTCACCCAGGCGGCGCTGGAGACCCTGGCCGTGGTCGCCTACCGGCAGCCGGTGAGCCGGGCACGCATCTCCGCGGTGCGCGGGGTCAACGTCGACGGCGTCATGCGCACGCTCACCACGCGCGGGCTGGTCGCCGAGGCGGGCCACGACGAGACGACCGGAGCGATCCTCTACCGGACCACCGAGCTCTTCCTCGAGCGGCTGGGGATCCGGTCGCTGGAGGAACTGCCGCCCGTCGCAGACTATCTGCCCGATATCGAGATGCTTGATGAATTCATCGAGCAGACCTCAAGTTGA
- the aroH gene encoding chorismate mutase, translated as MALRAIRGATRLRADDAEEMAEAVVELVATMLERNGITGEDLVSMIFTATPDLVCMFPAAAARGLGLGDVPLICAQEIDVPGALSRVVRVMAHAELDRPRSAVSHVYLRGAEVLRQDLAQ; from the coding sequence GTGGCACTGCGAGCGATCCGGGGTGCCACCCGGTTGCGGGCCGACGACGCTGAGGAGATGGCTGAGGCCGTGGTCGAGCTCGTGGCGACGATGCTCGAGCGCAACGGCATCACCGGCGAGGACCTCGTGTCGATGATCTTCACCGCCACCCCCGATCTGGTGTGCATGTTCCCGGCGGCAGCGGCGCGCGGGCTCGGCCTGGGCGACGTCCCGCTCATCTGCGCCCAGGAGATCGACGTGCCCGGCGCGCTCAGCCGCGTCGTGCGGGTGATGGCCCACGCCGAGCTCGACCGGCCCCGGTCCGCGGTCAGCCACGTCTACCTGCGCGGTGCCGAGGTGCTGCGCCAGGACCTGGCGCAGTGA
- the xerD gene encoding site-specific tyrosine recombinase XerD — translation MTATPPTPLARAVRAYLDHLTVERGLAANSLAAYRRDLARYEAFCAEHGITDPARVSEADVADFLVALRSGDAEHRPLAASSAGRAVVAVRGFHRFAAREGLAEADPGRAVRPPALPKRLPKAISVAEVEAILEAAGADGTPRSLRDRALLEVLYGTGARISEAVGLDVDDLDRDDASVLLRGKGGKERRVPVGRPALAAVEAYLVRGRPALAAAGRGGPALFLNHRGGRLTRQSAWSVLAAAVGRSGVTAEVSPHTFRHSFATHLLDGGADVRVVQELLGHASVTTTQIYTLVTVDRLREVYALAHPRARS, via the coding sequence ATGACCGCGACCCCGCCCACCCCGCTCGCGCGCGCCGTGCGCGCCTACCTCGACCACCTCACGGTGGAGCGGGGGCTGGCGGCCAACTCCCTGGCCGCCTACCGGCGCGACCTCGCCCGCTACGAGGCGTTCTGCGCCGAGCACGGCATCACCGACCCGGCCCGCGTGTCGGAGGCCGACGTCGCCGACTTCCTGGTCGCGCTGCGCTCCGGGGACGCCGAGCACCGGCCGCTGGCCGCCTCGTCGGCCGGGCGCGCCGTCGTGGCGGTGCGCGGCTTCCACCGCTTCGCGGCGCGCGAGGGGCTCGCCGAGGCCGATCCCGGCCGGGCCGTGCGCCCCCCGGCGCTGCCCAAGCGGCTGCCCAAGGCCATCTCCGTCGCGGAGGTCGAGGCGATCCTCGAGGCGGCCGGCGCCGACGGCACGCCCCGGTCGTTGCGCGACCGCGCGCTGCTCGAGGTGCTCTACGGCACCGGGGCGCGGATCTCCGAGGCGGTCGGCCTCGACGTGGACGACCTCGACCGCGACGACGCGTCGGTGCTGCTGCGCGGCAAGGGCGGCAAGGAGCGGCGCGTGCCCGTCGGGCGCCCGGCGCTCGCGGCCGTCGAGGCCTACCTCGTGCGCGGTCGGCCGGCCCTGGCCGCGGCGGGACGCGGGGGACCTGCCCTGTTCCTCAACCACCGCGGCGGACGGCTCACCCGGCAGAGCGCGTGGTCGGTGCTGGCGGCGGCCGTGGGGCGCTCGGGGGTGACGGCCGAGGTCTCGCCGCACACCTTCCGGCACAGCTTCGCCACGCACCTGCTCGACGGGGGCGCCGACGTGCGGGTCGTGCAGGAGCTGCTCGGCCACGCGTCGGTCACCACCACCCAGATCTACACGCTGGTCACGGTCGACCGGCTGCGCGAGGTGTACGCCCTCGCCCACCCCCGCGCACGCTCCTGA